In Syntrophorhabdus sp., a single window of DNA contains:
- a CDS encoding (2Fe-2S)-binding protein → MKVSFNVNNEDVTLDVKPYETLLETLRERLFLTGAKDACGLGSCGACTVIVNGIPLRSCLVLTPEVEGATITTVEGLREEGRLHPLQETFMEKGAIQCGFCTSGMIMTAKALLDRNKKPSKKEIVTTISSNICRCTGYKKIVEAVEEAAKRMA, encoded by the coding sequence ATGAAGGTCAGTTTCAATGTGAACAACGAGGATGTCACCCTTGACGTGAAACCCTACGAAACCCTTCTCGAAACGCTTCGCGAGCGACTGTTCCTGACCGGCGCGAAGGATGCCTGTGGTCTGGGCTCATGCGGCGCCTGCACGGTGATCGTGAACGGGATACCGCTGAGGTCGTGCCTTGTCCTGACGCCTGAGGTGGAGGGAGCCACGATCACGACAGTGGAAGGCCTAAGAGAGGAGGGGAGACTCCACCCGCTGCAGGAGACGTTCATGGAGAAGGGGGCCATCCAATGCGGCTTTTGCACCTCGGGTATGATAATGACTGCAAAGGCCCTCCTCGACAGGAACAAGAAGCCTTCGAAGAAGGAGATCGTCACGACAATATCCTCCAATATCTGCCGCTGCACGGGCTACAAGAAGATAGTCGAAGCAGTGGAAGAGGCGGCCAAGAGGATGGCCTAA
- a CDS encoding MoaD/ThiS family protein, with protein sequence MKIRVKVDSNLRIKNVFEPPLELEMSQDENTLKDVLGKLSERYPYLRFLEKGEMGDDLHHLYLNGESHFSFPEGLNRKITEGDTVRVDAYMDPLAGG encoded by the coding sequence ATGAAGATCAGGGTGAAAGTTGATTCGAACCTTCGGATCAAGAACGTTTTTGAGCCCCCGCTCGAACTGGAGATGAGTCAGGACGAGAACACCCTGAAGGATGTTCTCGGCAAACTTTCCGAGCGGTATCCCTACCTGAGGTTCCTGGAGAAAGGGGAGATGGGCGATGACCTTCACCACCTGTATCTCAATGGAGAAAGCCATTTTTCATTCCCCGAGGGCCTGAACAGAAAGATCACCGAAGGCGACACGGTCCGCGTGGACGCCTACATGGACCCCCTGGCAGGGGGATAA
- a CDS encoding GNAT family N-acetyltransferase: MGDIRKMLNPATVALIGATEREGSIGRRILENLLTSGDRKVLPVNPGRRTALGMECVASVSDVDGEIDLAVVAVPAAGVPQVVDECGRRGVQGAIVVSSGFREAGEDGKMLERELFKAKERYGIRIVGPNCLGIMIPAANLNATFLKIRPETGNIAFLSQSGALGDAIMDWGTSNHVGFSMFASLGSMVDVDFADLIDYLSDDYATRSIMLYMERVGTAKKFMSAARIFARTKPIVVLKPGRFGGSARAVESHTGEVIGDDRVYCAAFKRAGIVRVKEIADLFDTSRVLVSRTMPRGARLAIVTNAGGVGIIATDTLMELEGQIAELSEQSIGRLDGILPGDWSKGNPVDIVGDADLSRYTGAIEICMSDEGVDGILVVYTPRAEVEPLNLAEALLDLSRRSNKPLIVVWMAGTLAERGRDVLIENNVPVYRTPEEAVKAYMYMHQYRKNIEMLYEIPEDISPGQSRLNNYQKAIIKNCLREGTTTLTMEQSVSLLKNYGIPFPPTSFPRSVDEAVRVAEGMGFPVLVKVRAGGRPGAGKSFPGIASRQALLEALRGIQGEGGQGSRSTDIPEVMLQKTVRGKTGEWFLSTRRDSEFGSTIFLFPTFSDDVPGARSVAALPPLNQTLAKIFLEDAGVQEALRKQEHVEVQSLVRQFEVLCVNFACLVVDFPEILTIGAGPIVIDDGGVCMTDAVIGLDGGFSAQPARYYSHLVITPYPTQYVTPWTLRDGTDVVIRPIRPEDEPLTREMLARTSEEALRVRFFSSVKVQEIPHSTLMRFCNVDYDREVALVAETREGEGKSIVGGGRLIIEPDLKRAQFAVLVHDSLHGKGLGEKFLDMLIGIAQERGLEAIYGIVLTENEKMLRLCKKMGFVSMRLPDGITRVEMALN, from the coding sequence ATGGGCGATATAAGAAAAATGCTGAACCCTGCCACCGTTGCGCTGATAGGAGCGACGGAAAGGGAGGGGTCTATCGGGAGGCGTATTCTCGAGAACCTGCTGACCTCAGGGGACCGGAAGGTGCTGCCTGTCAACCCCGGCCGAAGGACTGCGCTGGGAATGGAATGTGTTGCCAGCGTGTCGGACGTCGACGGGGAGATAGATCTCGCCGTTGTCGCCGTGCCGGCCGCGGGTGTGCCCCAGGTCGTGGACGAGTGTGGCAGGAGAGGCGTGCAGGGAGCCATCGTCGTGTCTTCCGGTTTCCGGGAGGCGGGAGAAGACGGCAAGATGCTGGAGAGGGAGCTTTTCAAGGCAAAAGAGAGATATGGGATCAGGATCGTGGGCCCCAATTGCCTGGGTATCATGATACCTGCCGCCAATCTGAACGCCACATTTCTGAAGATCCGTCCCGAAACGGGGAACATCGCCTTTCTGTCGCAGAGCGGGGCACTGGGTGATGCCATCATGGACTGGGGGACGAGCAACCATGTGGGGTTCAGCATGTTTGCGTCCCTCGGTTCAATGGTCGATGTCGACTTTGCCGATCTCATCGATTATCTCTCGGACGATTACGCGACGCGGAGCATCATGCTTTACATGGAACGCGTGGGGACAGCCAAAAAGTTCATGAGCGCGGCACGCATATTCGCACGGACGAAACCGATCGTCGTGCTGAAGCCCGGACGTTTTGGAGGGAGCGCGCGGGCGGTTGAATCACACACCGGTGAGGTGATCGGCGACGACAGGGTGTACTGCGCGGCGTTCAAGCGCGCCGGGATTGTTCGGGTAAAAGAGATCGCCGATCTTTTTGATACTTCCCGGGTGCTGGTATCGCGAACAATGCCCAGGGGCGCACGCCTCGCCATTGTTACCAACGCGGGTGGTGTCGGCATCATTGCCACCGACACGCTCATGGAACTCGAGGGACAGATAGCGGAATTGTCCGAGCAGAGCATCGGCAGGCTTGATGGCATTCTGCCCGGGGATTGGAGCAAGGGAAACCCCGTCGATATCGTGGGCGACGCCGACCTTTCGCGATATACCGGGGCCATTGAGATCTGCATGTCCGATGAGGGTGTCGATGGAATCCTCGTGGTGTACACTCCCCGCGCGGAAGTGGAGCCCCTGAACCTTGCGGAAGCGTTGCTCGACCTGTCCCGCCGGTCCAACAAGCCGTTGATCGTGGTATGGATGGCGGGTACTCTGGCCGAAAGAGGCAGGGATGTGCTCATCGAGAACAACGTACCCGTTTACCGGACACCGGAAGAGGCGGTCAAGGCCTATATGTACATGCATCAATACCGGAAGAACATAGAAATGCTTTACGAGATACCCGAGGACATCTCGCCCGGTCAGTCACGATTGAACAATTATCAAAAGGCCATAATCAAGAACTGTCTCAGGGAAGGGACCACGACCCTTACCATGGAGCAGTCCGTCTCCCTTCTCAAGAATTATGGAATTCCCTTTCCGCCGACATCATTTCCCAGGAGTGTCGATGAAGCTGTTCGCGTGGCGGAGGGGATGGGGTTTCCCGTATTGGTCAAGGTCAGAGCCGGGGGAAGGCCCGGTGCGGGCAAATCGTTTCCCGGTATTGCCTCCCGTCAGGCCCTCCTTGAGGCCCTCCGCGGGATTCAGGGAGAAGGCGGCCAGGGATCGCGTTCGACGGACATCCCGGAAGTGATGCTCCAGAAAACGGTTCGTGGGAAGACGGGGGAATGGTTTTTGAGCACCAGGAGGGACAGTGAGTTTGGTTCCACCATCTTTCTCTTCCCCACCTTCAGCGACGATGTGCCCGGCGCCAGGTCCGTCGCGGCCTTGCCTCCCCTGAACCAGACGCTTGCAAAGATATTCCTGGAAGACGCAGGCGTGCAGGAGGCCCTTCGGAAACAGGAGCATGTGGAGGTTCAGTCGCTCGTGAGGCAGTTCGAGGTGCTCTGTGTCAATTTCGCGTGCCTGGTCGTTGATTTCCCCGAGATCCTTACGATCGGGGCCGGTCCTATCGTGATCGATGACGGCGGTGTTTGCATGACCGACGCGGTGATCGGTCTCGACGGCGGGTTTTCCGCGCAACCTGCACGCTATTACTCCCATCTCGTGATAACCCCCTATCCCACCCAGTACGTCACGCCCTGGACGTTGAGGGACGGTACGGATGTCGTCATACGTCCCATACGCCCCGAGGACGAGCCGTTGACTCGCGAAATGCTTGCCCGGACCTCCGAGGAAGCCTTGAGGGTGCGGTTCTTTTCTTCCGTCAAGGTGCAGGAAATACCGCACAGCACGCTGATGAGGTTCTGCAACGTCGACTACGACCGGGAGGTTGCCCTGGTGGCGGAAACCAGGGAAGGAGAGGGCAAAAGCATCGTGGGAGGAGGGCGGCTCATCATCGAGCCCGATCTCAAGCGGGCGCAATTCGCGGTCCTCGTGCATGACAGTCTCCACGGCAAAGGTCTGGGCGAGAAATTTCTCGATATGCTCATAGGGATCGCCCAGGAGAGGGGCCTCGAGGCCATTTACGGGATAGTTCTCACCGAGAACGAGAAGATGCTGCGGCTTTGCAAGAAAATGGGTTTCGTATCAATGCGGCTGCCCGATGGGATCACCCGGGTGGAGATGGCATTGAATTGA
- a CDS encoding DUF3488 domain-containing protein — protein sequence MMTIRFTQLKVRTVVEALTYITGVLCVVAVSGHIPFIYPLVLFAGMGLSVYLDLKKVSIPRWVLTAVSVAVILYFLIGIDVQDLIGQIMEALFVLLAIKFLERREVRDFMQIYALALFVLAGLGLMTLGMAFVAYLLVFFFLLSLSLIFLTFYSQDPEMELTNSTVRTIIARCLWIPLLAIPLSAAMFVILPRTSYPILTFLNRPDKARAGFTDNVRLGQVSDIQEDERIIFRATMDRIDETSLYWRGITLNHFDGVSWRGTRRGVYAPARTRVPVGKMISQTIYLEPYDNSSLFALDKPLHVELRRARKNDDLTFTMPGFIERRVRYTALSALSNVIPEENIALKTHLQLPPDLSPRVISLAKGLAVRGDRNATVKRVLDHLASDRYGYSLKDLPVSKSPLETFLFDSPRGNCEYFASAMAVLLRVNDIPSRLVGGYHGGYYNEMGGYYLVPQKNAHVWVEVHIPGRGWVRFDPTPAGAALSAVSGRGGLLKLQMFLDTINYYWYGIVLTYNLERQISITRTIVSGLKRPSSFSFSPLMKKTAQYLALSAAVIGLVLLAWFFSTSMKRREMAVLDRFLKRLEARGYEKHPSEGLEEFLRRVGDDDLRTICLEFAREFERIYYGDVRFTADDLRRLDRLADKIDDVERRAENRMADPTPGR from the coding sequence ATGATGACGATCCGTTTCACACAATTGAAGGTACGTACCGTCGTCGAGGCTCTCACTTACATCACCGGGGTGCTTTGCGTTGTTGCCGTGTCCGGCCATATTCCCTTCATCTATCCCCTCGTCCTTTTCGCTGGCATGGGCCTCTCGGTCTACCTTGACCTGAAAAAAGTCTCCATTCCCCGGTGGGTCCTCACCGCCGTTTCGGTGGCCGTCATCCTGTACTTTCTCATAGGTATCGACGTGCAGGATCTGATAGGGCAGATAATGGAGGCCCTTTTCGTCCTTTTGGCGATAAAGTTCCTGGAACGCAGAGAGGTCCGTGATTTCATGCAGATATACGCCCTCGCCCTCTTCGTCCTTGCGGGGCTTGGCCTCATGACCCTGGGAATGGCCTTTGTGGCGTACCTGCTCGTCTTCTTTTTCCTCCTGTCGCTGTCGCTCATCTTCCTCACCTTCTATTCGCAGGACCCGGAGATGGAACTCACGAACAGCACGGTGCGGACAATCATCGCGAGGTGCCTGTGGATACCGCTGCTTGCCATTCCCCTTTCCGCCGCGATGTTCGTCATCCTTCCCCGCACCAGCTATCCCATCCTCACCTTTCTCAACAGGCCCGACAAAGCGAGGGCTGGCTTCACGGACAACGTCAGGCTGGGCCAGGTATCCGATATCCAGGAGGACGAAAGGATCATTTTCAGGGCCACCATGGACAGGATAGATGAAACCAGCCTCTACTGGAGGGGTATCACCCTCAACCACTTCGACGGGGTATCCTGGAGAGGCACCAGGCGTGGCGTCTACGCGCCGGCCAGGACCCGGGTGCCCGTCGGCAAGATGATAAGCCAGACGATATATCTCGAACCTTACGACAATTCCTCCCTCTTTGCCCTCGACAAACCGCTCCACGTGGAACTCAGAAGGGCAAGGAAGAACGACGACCTCACCTTCACCATGCCGGGCTTCATAGAAAGACGGGTCCGCTATACCGCCCTGTCGGCGCTCTCGAACGTCATACCCGAGGAGAACATCGCCCTGAAGACCCACCTCCAGCTTCCTCCCGACCTCTCGCCGCGCGTCATCTCCCTGGCGAAAGGCCTTGCCGTTCGGGGTGACAGGAACGCCACGGTAAAACGGGTCCTTGACCACCTCGCCTCCGACAGGTACGGCTATTCCCTCAAGGACCTTCCCGTATCGAAGAGCCCTCTCGAGACCTTTCTCTTCGATTCCCCCAGGGGCAATTGCGAATACTTCGCTTCTGCAATGGCTGTTCTCCTGCGCGTGAACGACATTCCCTCCCGTCTTGTCGGAGGGTACCACGGTGGATACTACAACGAAATGGGAGGTTACTACCTTGTCCCCCAGAAGAATGCCCACGTGTGGGTGGAGGTCCACATTCCGGGAAGGGGGTGGGTCCGCTTCGATCCGACGCCCGCCGGGGCTGCGCTTTCAGCCGTCTCGGGAAGGGGGGGGCTCCTGAAGCTCCAGATGTTCCTCGATACCATAAACTATTACTGGTACGGAATAGTCCTCACCTACAACCTCGAAAGACAGATATCCATAACGAGGACCATCGTATCGGGCCTCAAGAGGCCGTCGTCCTTCTCCTTTTCCCCTCTTATGAAGAAGACGGCGCAATACCTGGCCCTCTCTGCGGCAGTCATCGGCCTTGTCCTTCTGGCGTGGTTCTTCAGCACATCGATGAAACGGAGGGAAATGGCGGTGCTTGACCGTTTCCTCAAGCGCCTCGAGGCCCGGGGATACGAGAAACACCCATCGGAGGGTCTCGAGGAGTTCCTCCGGCGCGTCGGCGATGACGATCTGAGGACGATCTGCCTGGAATTTGCCCGGGAATTCGAAAGGATCTATTACGGGGACGTGCGATTCACGGCGGATGACCTCAGAAGACTCGATCGTCTTGCGGACAAGATCGATGACGTTGAAAGGCGGGCCGAGAACAGGATGGCCGATCCGACACCAGGGCGGTAA
- a CDS encoding DUF58 domain-containing protein, producing the protein MSISGVFGKTNLSKLDLMIEFPQEVYAGSRVPVKITMRNRRRFLPAFLIGLSADRISALLPFTPRKGTSSVYTSVTFHERGLHTIEDPSVYSVFPFNFFTRFKRLRRAYTITVLPRLKACDLASLYRKEHRSRGERTSDKIGYDSDIVSIREYVRGDPIKYIHWKATARTGRLKTKEQSSLSYQPVIIEFDRVLVKDIEERISCVAYTIVQLLRNNVPVGLRIDGRLYPPDVTAVHRLNMLKELAVYDKDG; encoded by the coding sequence ATGAGCATATCGGGGGTCTTCGGGAAGACAAATCTCTCGAAGCTGGACCTCATGATAGAGTTCCCCCAGGAGGTGTACGCGGGAAGCCGGGTCCCCGTGAAGATAACGATGCGGAACCGCCGCAGGTTCCTTCCCGCCTTTCTCATCGGCTTGAGCGCCGACCGGATCTCGGCCCTCTTGCCCTTCACCCCGCGCAAAGGGACCTCTTCGGTCTACACCAGCGTGACCTTTCATGAACGGGGCCTTCACACCATAGAGGACCCCAGCGTGTACTCCGTGTTCCCCTTCAACTTCTTCACCCGCTTCAAGAGGCTCCGCCGGGCCTACACGATAACGGTCCTTCCGAGACTGAAGGCATGCGACCTGGCAAGCCTGTACCGCAAGGAGCACAGATCGAGAGGGGAGAGGACATCCGATAAGATAGGCTACGATTCTGACATCGTCTCCATCAGGGAATATGTCCGGGGAGACCCCATCAAGTACATCCACTGGAAGGCAACGGCCAGGACGGGCAGGCTCAAGACGAAGGAGCAGTCGTCGCTGTCCTATCAGCCCGTCATCATCGAATTCGACAGGGTCCTCGTCAAAGACATCGAGGAGCGCATCTCCTGCGTCGCTTACACGATCGTTCAGCTTCTCAGGAACAACGTGCCCGTGGGACTGAGGATTGACGGACGCCTCTACCCCCCGGACGTGACGGCAGTCCACAGGCTGAACATGCTGAAGGAACTGGCGGTGTATGATAAGGATGGGTAA
- a CDS encoding MoxR family ATPase, translating to MDGKDLAIGLDANKIRHITDSLSTYLQGKEKPLALSLVSFFSRGHLLIEDLPGLGKTTLAIGIAKSLGLSFGRIQCTSDLLPTDITGLSIYNKTSGEFEFHPGPIFNNIVLCDEINRATPKTQSALLEAMEEKQVTIEGKTYKLPRLFCVIATQNPTEQFGTFPLPESQLDRFMMKISIGYPSRQAEKEILKIGSKREDIYDIDPVVTQDEVSRIQDEISHDIHVSDKILEYTLSIIQETRTSEYLTAGLSTRGALTIVNTARAHAFFHDRNYVIPEDIRDLVEYTIPHRVIFKEEYENLNKREIVRSIVDTVPTPL from the coding sequence ATGGACGGCAAAGACCTCGCCATCGGGCTCGACGCTAACAAGATCCGGCACATCACCGACTCCCTTTCGACGTACCTGCAGGGCAAGGAAAAACCCCTCGCCCTGTCCCTTGTTTCCTTCTTCTCACGGGGGCATCTTCTCATAGAGGACCTTCCGGGCCTGGGAAAGACCACTCTCGCCATCGGGATCGCAAAGTCCCTGGGTCTCTCCTTCGGCCGTATCCAGTGCACGAGCGACCTCCTCCCGACGGACATCACCGGGCTGTCCATATACAACAAGACGTCGGGAGAGTTCGAATTCCATCCCGGCCCCATCTTCAACAATATCGTCCTTTGTGACGAGATCAACCGCGCCACTCCCAAAACGCAGAGCGCGCTCCTCGAAGCCATGGAGGAAAAACAGGTCACCATCGAGGGCAAGACCTACAAGCTCCCCCGGCTCTTCTGCGTCATAGCCACGCAGAACCCGACGGAGCAGTTCGGAACCTTCCCCCTGCCCGAGTCGCAGCTCGATCGTTTCATGATGAAGATCAGCATCGGCTATCCGTCGAGGCAGGCTGAAAAGGAGATCCTCAAGATCGGCAGCAAGAGAGAGGACATATACGACATCGATCCCGTCGTCACTCAGGACGAGGTCTCCCGCATCCAGGACGAGATCTCTCACGACATCCACGTTTCAGACAAGATCCTTGAATACACGCTATCGATCATACAGGAGACGAGAACGAGCGAGTATCTCACGGCAGGGCTCTCGACCCGGGGCGCGCTGACGATCGTCAATACCGCGAGGGCCCACGCGTTCTTCCATGACAGGAACTATGTCATTCCCGAGGACATACGGGACCTCGTCGAGTACACCATCCCTCACCGCGTGATCTTCAAGGAAGAGTACGAGAACCTCAACAAAAGGGAGATTGTAAGATCGATCGTAGACACCGTTCCCACACCCCTGTAA
- a CDS encoding DUF2156 domain-containing protein, translated as MPSLPQFPFFKPVELSDKPVIDGILRGYRPFISELTFTNLFIWRKHFDLQWSVHKDWLCIIGKEDLCPRFAMGPIGPPGRTEITRLLLEWLTEHTGDPGPCIERADEKLASELSGLPGFMVVEAREHFDYVYLTQDLINLAGGRYRTKRNRINQFHRTYGSYTYEELDERHVEACLALQERWCLLKRCEEDLNLDGEWDATREILMNYRALETVGAVIVVASEVRAFTLGEPLGDDMGVIHVEKADPGIPGLYQLVNQQFCARRWSNMRFVNREQDLGIPGLRDAKLSYGPDHFIKKYRITLKG; from the coding sequence ATGCCGTCTCTTCCTCAGTTCCCTTTTTTCAAGCCTGTCGAACTTTCGGACAAGCCGGTCATTGACGGCATTCTCCGTGGATATCGGCCTTTCATATCGGAACTCACCTTTACGAACCTTTTCATATGGAGGAAGCATTTCGACCTTCAATGGTCGGTTCACAAAGACTGGTTGTGCATCATCGGCAAGGAAGACCTGTGTCCGAGATTTGCCATGGGGCCCATCGGTCCGCCGGGACGGACGGAGATCACGAGGCTGCTTCTGGAATGGCTCACGGAGCATACCGGGGACCCCGGTCCCTGCATTGAGCGTGCCGACGAAAAGCTTGCCTCTGAGTTGTCGGGCCTGCCGGGCTTTATGGTGGTGGAGGCGCGGGAGCATTTCGACTATGTTTACCTGACACAGGACCTCATAAACCTGGCCGGCGGCAGATACAGAACGAAACGGAACCGTATCAACCAGTTTCATCGTACTTACGGATCGTACACGTATGAGGAGCTCGATGAAAGACACGTTGAGGCATGCCTTGCGCTCCAGGAGAGGTGGTGTCTCCTCAAGCGGTGCGAAGAGGACCTCAACCTGGATGGTGAATGGGACGCGACAAGGGAGATCCTCATGAACTACCGCGCCCTGGAGACAGTGGGTGCTGTCATAGTGGTCGCTTCCGAGGTCAGGGCCTTTACACTCGGTGAACCCCTGGGAGACGACATGGGGGTGATCCACGTGGAGAAGGCCGATCCCGGGATACCCGGTTTGTATCAGCTCGTCAATCAGCAGTTCTGCGCGAGGCGCTGGAGCAACATGAGGTTCGTTAACCGGGAGCAGGACCTTGGTATCCCGGGGCTCCGGGATGCCAAGCTTTCCTATGGCCCCGACCATTTTATCAAGAAGTACAGGATAACGTTGAAAGGATGA
- a CDS encoding HesA/MoeB/ThiF family protein, translated as MKNGRGEEDGGVPFSAEEMERYSRQMMIPSVGREGQERLRAAKVCIAGAGGLGSVSAYYLAAAGVGRIRIVDRDRVELSNLNRQILHFTGDLGEPKVLSALDKLERLNPYCRVEAVETDINEGNVFELIGGCQVVIDALDNIRTRRALNLASVRSRIPLIYGGVEAFSGMASTFVSGETPCFECLFSHISEEERTRGVVGPLPAIIGSIQALEAMKILLGERPSLAGTLLYFSGTNMTFQNITVERNTLCPVCGRTPGGA; from the coding sequence ATGAAGAACGGAAGAGGAGAGGAAGACGGGGGAGTTCCTTTCTCCGCCGAGGAGATGGAGCGGTATTCCCGGCAGATGATGATCCCCTCGGTAGGACGGGAGGGTCAGGAACGTCTCAGGGCGGCGAAGGTCTGCATAGCCGGCGCCGGAGGGTTGGGGTCGGTTTCGGCCTATTATCTGGCGGCTGCCGGAGTGGGACGGATCCGGATCGTTGACCGGGACAGGGTGGAGCTGTCGAACCTGAACAGGCAGATCCTCCACTTTACGGGCGACCTCGGTGAGCCGAAGGTCCTCTCCGCCCTCGACAAGCTTGAGAGGCTGAACCCGTACTGCCGGGTGGAGGCCGTTGAAACGGACATAAATGAGGGCAATGTCTTCGAATTGATCGGCGGCTGCCAGGTCGTTATTGACGCCCTCGACAATATCAGGACGCGAAGGGCCCTCAACCTTGCGTCCGTGAGGAGCCGGATACCTCTCATATACGGGGGCGTGGAGGCCTTCTCGGGGATGGCATCCACCTTTGTCTCCGGTGAAACGCCCTGTTTTGAATGCCTTTTCTCCCACATCTCCGAGGAGGAAAGGACACGAGGCGTGGTGGGGCCCCTCCCTGCCATTATAGGATCCATACAGGCCCTGGAGGCCATGAAGATCCTCCTGGGAGAGCGCCCGTCGCTTGCCGGCACACTGCTGTACTTCTCGGGAACGAACATGACCTTTCAGAACATCACCGTGGAGAGGAACACCCTGTGCCCTGTCTGCGGCCGGACCCCCGGCGGGGCGTGA
- a CDS encoding thiamine pyrophosphate-binding protein has product MQGKQVIRAFFQEAAVSHIFQLPGLHTLSLNAELFSHENIKTITARHEGNLAFMADGYARTSGRPAVIVVTPGPGLGNIVSGCMEAYSDDVPILIIHIDTDRKDMGKGILHELEAPEDMFRHFVKASFRVDEPGTLASHLRDALRTCNTPRKGPVLVSIPFGLLDREISGQTREGQHPPTGPSGPDRVRSFLNDLEHFLADKRRPVLLGGKALMDARPRVLVDRICGCGLPFLTTTGGKGVTSDRNAFSFGNVTAKGTVRDILASADVVIAAGTRLRDVDAKRRGVRIGNLVHIDVDDRWIGKNYRTALHCAGDVEEVLEGIARIVQKRTFDWDIARLKGQQDLEMGRLRKEAGYAVIDLLRGTVPENTIIVCDLNMPSYWAEYYLPVYAQRSFLMPRGISPIFYSLAAALGAKTARPDLPCLALCGDGGGLPQMAELATIIRYGIPVTILVHNNNSFSILEDAMRSRHNIHGSMELVNPDFVKLARAFGITAKRTGTLRGLKDIFLRDVHWDEPILVEFTGNVPFPPWNG; this is encoded by the coding sequence ATGCAAGGAAAACAAGTAATTAGAGCGTTTTTTCAGGAAGCGGCCGTTTCCCATATCTTCCAATTACCCGGTTTACATACACTTAGCCTGAACGCGGAGCTTTTTTCCCACGAAAACATCAAAACGATCACCGCCCGTCATGAGGGCAATCTGGCCTTCATGGCCGACGGATACGCGAGAACCTCGGGCAGGCCGGCGGTCATCGTCGTCACGCCCGGGCCCGGTCTCGGCAATATCGTATCGGGATGCATGGAGGCCTACTCCGACGACGTACCTATTCTCATCATCCATATCGACACGGACAGGAAAGACATGGGGAAAGGCATCCTCCATGAGCTCGAAGCCCCCGAGGACATGTTCAGACACTTCGTCAAGGCCTCTTTCAGGGTCGACGAACCCGGGACCCTGGCATCGCACCTGCGTGATGCCCTGAGAACCTGCAATACGCCTCGAAAGGGGCCGGTCCTTGTTTCCATTCCTTTCGGCCTTTTGGACAGGGAGATCTCCGGGCAGACCCGAGAGGGGCAGCATCCCCCGACAGGGCCATCGGGCCCCGACAGAGTGCGCTCCTTTCTCAACGATCTGGAACACTTCCTCGCGGACAAGCGCAGGCCCGTTCTCCTGGGAGGGAAGGCGTTGATGGATGCCCGTCCAAGGGTTCTCGTGGACAGGATCTGCGGTTGCGGCCTTCCTTTCCTGACAACAACAGGAGGAAAGGGTGTAACGAGCGACCGGAACGCGTTCTCCTTCGGGAACGTCACGGCGAAGGGGACCGTCCGGGATATCCTGGCCTCTGCCGATGTTGTCATCGCGGCGGGCACACGGCTGCGCGACGTGGACGCGAAGCGCCGGGGAGTCAGGATCGGGAACCTCGTGCATATCGATGTCGATGACAGGTGGATAGGAAAGAACTACCGCACCGCTCTTCATTGTGCGGGAGATGTCGAAGAGGTCCTCGAAGGTATCGCCCGGATCGTGCAGAAAAGAACGTTTGACTGGGATATCGCGCGGTTGAAAGGACAACAGGACCTGGAGATGGGCCGCCTGAGGAAGGAGGCGGGCTATGCCGTCATCGACCTCCTGCGCGGGACTGTACCCGAGAACACCATCATCGTCTGCGATCTCAACATGCCTTCATACTGGGCCGAGTACTATCTGCCCGTGTATGCTCAGCGGAGTTTCCTGATGCCCCGCGGCATATCGCCCATATTCTATTCCCTTGCGGCAGCCCTTGGCGCGAAGACCGCAAGGCCCGACCTTCCCTGCCTCGCCCTCTGCGGCGATGGCGGAGGACTCCCCCAAATGGCCGAACTGGCAACCATCATCAGGTACGGCATACCCGTCACCATCCTCGTGCATAACAACAACAGCTTTTCCATCCTCGAGGACGCGATGCGAAGCCGCCACAACATCCACGGCTCCATGGAACTCGTCAATCCCGATTTCGTGAAGCTGGCCCGCGCCTTCGGCATCACGGCAAAAAGGACCGGCACCCTGCGCGGCCTCAAGGACATCTTTCTGCGGGATGTGCACTGGGACGAGCCCATCCTCGTCGAGTTCACCGGTAACGTTCCGTTCCCGCCATGGAACGGATAG